The following proteins are encoded in a genomic region of Chitinophagales bacterium:
- a CDS encoding MCE family protein, with protein MKNKTEIAVGALTLLGIIAFILGYKFLKGDDVFTRSQYIVCVADQTNNLLPSNAVLENGVKIGRVSEIKLGDSPKYLNKAVFILKLDKDIKIPVDSKFKIYGLDMLGQMGMALLRGTSTTYAGENDTLYCIASGNSIDEAVNLVKDVKPKLDSLMNSVTGLVNNLNTSLGSGENNLLARAMNDLTATLNSVNKLSDNINGILTSEKTNLHGILTNANKLTADFAKETGKIDSILANFNTLSGKLNNVDLEGTVGAAKKTLEDLQATLKKVNEGDGSIAKLLNEDGAYNDIMKTIGTLDDLLKDLKANPKKYINLSIFDKSKHITVDSPEDSIEIMNKKKVKIIDNKD; from the coding sequence GTGAAGAATAAAACTGAAATAGCCGTTGGTGCACTTACATTACTTGGAATTATTGCTTTTATTTTAGGTTATAAATTTCTTAAAGGCGATGATGTATTTACTAGAAGTCAATACATAGTTTGTGTTGCAGACCAAACCAATAACTTACTACCATCAAATGCTGTTCTAGAAAACGGAGTTAAAATTGGTAGAGTTTCTGAAATAAAATTAGGCGATAGTCCAAAGTACTTAAATAAAGCAGTGTTTATTCTAAAACTAGACAAAGACATTAAAATTCCTGTAGATAGTAAGTTTAAAATTTATGGTTTAGATATGCTAGGACAAATGGGAATGGCTTTATTGCGTGGTACTAGTACAACTTACGCTGGCGAAAACGATACACTCTATTGTATTGCTAGTGGTAACTCTATTGATGAAGCAGTGAATTTGGTAAAAGATGTAAAACCAAAACTAGACAGTTTGATGAATTCGGTTACTGGTTTAGTAAATAATTTAAATACTTCTTTAGGTAGTGGCGAAAATAATTTGCTAGCAAGAGCAATGAACGATTTAACAGCTACGCTAAATTCTGTCAATAAATTATCAGATAATATTAATGGAATTTTGACTAGCGAAAAAACAAATTTACACGGTATTTTAACCAACGCCAATAAATTAACTGCTGATTTTGCTAAGGAAACAGGAAAAATAGATTCTATTTTAGCTAACTTTAATACACTTTCAGGAAAACTCAATAATGTAGATTTAGAAGGAACTGTTGGTGCTGCTAAGAAAACATTAGAAGACTTACAAGCTACTTTGAAAAAAGTAAACGAAGGCGATGGAAGCATTGCTAAACTACTTAACGAAGATGGTGCTTATAACGACATCATGAAAACAATTGGTACTTTAGACGACTTGCTGAAAGACTTAAAAGCAAATCCTAAAAAATATATTAATCTTTCTATATTTGATAAGAGTAAACATATTACAGTAGACAGTCCAGAAGATTCTATTGAAATTATGAACAAAAAGAAAGTTAAAATAATAGACAATAAAGATTAA
- a CDS encoding LPS-assembly protein LptD gives MNYLFSNNTIVFSQDTNINSANLLDSIKNSSLFDSLKLLNNVEDSVQENSTIVQEQIKIADDQLEDVVNYKATDSIIYDIKAKTMYLYGNAYIQYQGMEMWSQILEYNWDNNEVFAKGSFVDSIGAYQKVFFTDDGKNYQADSAKYNFKTEKGKSYGLVTQELEGYLHADLIKAINDSTLYAKNARYTTCDLDHPHFFVEVNKAKVINDKLLVGKSANLVIEDVRTPLYLPFAFLPSIKSKGSGLIMPQYGQSNELGFYLSGLGYYWHINDKIDLTSTVDVYTLGSWRLNFASTYKKLYKYYGNLSFNISQIRSGYANEKRNPNRVKPPLNFGINWQMNLDQKRLYNSNFNINLNIVSSKKYQQITSTNANDFLSSSFSSNISYSKWWTGKPYRLSISARYNQNTQSRAVSLDLPQFNFNVSRINPFQKKISSTTKKWYENIGFSYDFQTANRINTYDSIFFTKRTIETMQNGIRHSLPISGNFKLFNYINFNVNFNYNERWHFSYIDKIFRDTLTYYDTRDSVYKIRRNVVETDTLRKFKTNRDFGLSFNFGTNLYGTFQFKNRKHVAAIRHTFRPSLNFNFRPDFAKSFWKSYKTVQIDTTGRTQEYSIFEQSLYGGPPSGKVGSIGMSFANTFEMKIKSKKDTITGFKKISLLDNLSTGLSYNLAAEKNKLNINPINASTHITERLNLSMSVNLDPYALDSNGTRTNSFHFKENRRLLRFESMNVSLNGSFSSKKRVGSGVEKSELEQQLDLSNSNLGVYDRQYYNFDIPWSVNYSYSLNWRKAKYNKKDTNIINQTLSLGLDFNLTAKWKVNISSGFDIQNKQITRTDISVIRDLHCWQLEMKWIPNSYQQGFFISIYVTSQQFRFLRLQKQKAFFDSGFFGSGGGFNTGGTVF, from the coding sequence GTGAATTATTTATTTTCCAACAATACTATAGTTTTTTCACAAGATACAAACATAAATAGTGCCAATCTTTTAGATAGTATTAAAAATTCATCACTTTTTGACAGCTTAAAATTATTGAATAATGTAGAAGACAGTGTACAAGAGAATTCCACAATTGTGCAAGAACAAATTAAAATTGCCGATGACCAATTGGAAGATGTCGTTAATTACAAAGCAACCGACTCTATTATATATGATATTAAAGCAAAAACCATGTACTTGTATGGCAATGCTTATATACAATATCAAGGTATGGAAATGTGGTCGCAAATTCTAGAATACAATTGGGACAATAACGAAGTATTTGCAAAAGGTAGTTTTGTAGATAGCATTGGTGCTTATCAAAAAGTATTTTTTACTGATGATGGTAAAAACTATCAGGCAGATTCTGCTAAGTATAATTTTAAAACTGAAAAAGGTAAAAGCTATGGTTTGGTAACACAAGAGTTAGAAGGTTATTTACACGCTGATTTAATTAAAGCAATAAACGATAGTACTTTGTATGCAAAAAATGCAAGGTATACTACTTGCGATTTAGATCATCCGCATTTTTTTGTAGAAGTAAATAAAGCCAAAGTAATTAATGATAAATTACTAGTAGGTAAATCGGCTAATTTGGTTATTGAAGATGTAAGAACACCTTTGTACTTGCCATTTGCTTTTTTGCCATCTATAAAATCAAAAGGATCTGGATTGATTATGCCACAGTATGGACAAAGCAACGAGCTTGGTTTTTATTTAAGTGGTTTAGGTTATTATTGGCACATCAACGATAAAATAGATTTAACTTCTACCGTAGATGTATATACGCTTGGAAGTTGGCGACTTAATTTTGCATCTACCTATAAAAAATTATATAAGTACTACGGAAATTTATCTTTTAATATTTCTCAAATTAGAAGTGGTTATGCTAACGAAAAAAGAAATCCAAATAGAGTAAAACCACCTTTAAATTTTGGAATTAATTGGCAAATGAATTTAGACCAAAAAAGATTATATAATTCTAATTTTAATATTAATTTAAATATTGTAAGTAGTAAAAAATATCAACAAATTACTTCTACCAATGCCAACGATTTCTTATCTAGTTCATTTAGTTCTAATATTTCTTATAGCAAGTGGTGGACAGGCAAACCTTATAGATTGTCTATTAGTGCAAGATATAATCAAAACACACAATCTAGAGCAGTAAGTTTAGATTTACCGCAATTTAATTTTAATGTTTCTAGAATTAATCCATTCCAAAAAAAGATAAGTAGTACTACAAAAAAATGGTACGAGAACATTGGCTTTTCCTACGATTTTCAAACTGCTAATAGAATTAATACATACGACTCTATTTTCTTTACTAAGAGAACAATTGAAACGATGCAGAATGGAATTAGGCATTCGCTACCAATTTCAGGAAATTTTAAATTATTTAATTATATTAATTTTAATGTTAATTTTAATTATAATGAAAGGTGGCATTTTAGTTATATTGACAAAATTTTTAGAGATACTTTAACTTACTATGATACTAGAGACAGCGTTTATAAAATTCGTAGAAATGTAGTAGAAACTGATACACTTAGAAAATTTAAAACCAATAGAGATTTTGGGCTTAGCTTTAACTTCGGTACTAACTTATACGGAACTTTTCAGTTTAAAAATAGAAAACATGTAGCAGCTATTAGACATACCTTTAGACCAAGTTTAAATTTTAATTTTAGACCAGATTTCGCTAAGTCGTTCTGGAAATCATACAAAACAGTACAAATAGATACCACAGGAAGAACGCAAGAATATTCTATTTTTGAACAAAGTTTATACGGTGGTCCACCAAGTGGAAAAGTAGGAAGTATTGGAATGTCGTTTGCCAATACTTTTGAAATGAAAATAAAAAGCAAGAAAGATACTATTACTGGTTTTAAGAAAATTTCGTTGTTAGATAATTTATCAACTGGACTGTCTTATAATCTAGCAGCAGAAAAAAATAAATTAAATATAAATCCAATTAATGCTAGTACACATATTACAGAAAGATTAAACTTAAGTATGTCAGTTAATTTAGATCCATATGCTTTAGACTCGAATGGAACAAGAACCAATTCGTTTCATTTTAAAGAAAACAGACGACTGTTAAGGTTTGAATCGATGAATGTTTCTTTAAACGGAAGTTTTTCTTCTAAAAAAAGAGTAGGTAGTGGTGTCGAAAAAAGTGAGTTAGAACAACAGCTAGATTTAAGCAATAGCAACTTAGGTGTTTACGACAGACAGTACTACAATTTTGATATTCCTTGGTCGGTGAATTACAGTTATTCTTTAAATTGGCGAAAAGCAAAGTATAATAAAAAAGACACAAATATTATTAATCAAACTTTGTCGCTTGGTTTAGATTTTAACCTTACAGCAAAATGGAAAGTCAACATAAGTTCTGGTTTTGATATACAGAACAAACAAATTACTAGAACCGATATTTCTGTAATACGAGACTTACATTGTTGGCAATTAGAAATGAAATGGATACCAAATAGCTATCAACAAGGATTTTTTATTTCTATTTATGTTACCAGTCAGCAATTTAGATTCTTACGCTTACAAAAACAAAAAGCATTTTTTGATTCTGGCTTCTTTGGCAGTGGTGGCGGATTTAATACAGGCGGAACTGTGTTTTAG
- a CDS encoding GNAT family N-acetyltransferase, whose product MPNISENNTEKFIIKHFNELSAKEIYAMLQLREAVFQIEQNCLYIDIDDKDQHCYHLMYFQEDILLGYARIVPKGISYKNAVSFGRLCTANQFRNKGLGYVLMNEIMQQIQALYPNETITISAQTYLVPFYSQYGFKTVGQAYLEDQLPHIKMEKE is encoded by the coding sequence ATGCCGAATATTTCGGAGAATAATACAGAGAAATTTATTATTAAGCATTTTAATGAATTATCTGCTAAAGAAATCTATGCTATGCTTCAATTGCGTGAAGCCGTTTTTCAGATAGAACAAAACTGTTTGTATATAGATATTGACGACAAAGATCAACACTGTTATCATTTGATGTATTTTCAAGAAGATATTTTATTAGGATATGCTAGGATTGTTCCAAAAGGAATTAGTTACAAAAATGCAGTCTCTTTTGGTCGATTGTGTACTGCTAATCAATTTAGAAACAAAGGTTTAGGGTATGTGTTGATGAATGAAATCATGCAACAAATACAAGCATTATATCCAAATGAAACAATAACCATAAGTGCTCAAACTTATTTAGTACCATTTTATAGTCAATACGGTTTTAAAACAGTAGGACAAGCATACTTAGAAGACCAATTACCACATATTAAAATGGAGAAAGAATAA
- the ruvA gene encoding Holliday junction branch migration protein RuvA, with translation MYAYINGKLTYKTPTLVYLECNGIAYSINISLNTYAYIENLHEVKLFIQQIVREDNLSLFGFFNEDEKIMFNHLITVSGIGPNTARLMLSSLTTQELHQAIINNDVRLIQSVKGVGPKSAQKVIIELKDKMQKSNLTSDGTSSTQNNNLPIVDEALAALNMLGFQKNKAEKAIQLALKQENITSVESLIKQSLKNL, from the coding sequence ATGTATGCATATATTAATGGAAAATTAACCTACAAAACACCAACTTTAGTCTACTTAGAATGCAACGGAATTGCTTATTCTATCAACATATCTTTAAACACTTATGCCTATATAGAAAATCTACATGAAGTTAAATTATTTATTCAGCAAATTGTAAGAGAAGATAATTTATCTTTATTTGGATTTTTTAATGAAGATGAAAAAATTATGTTTAATCATTTAATTACGGTCTCTGGCATAGGACCAAATACTGCACGACTCATGCTCTCGTCTTTAACTACACAAGAGCTACATCAGGCAATAATTAATAACGATGTGCGTTTAATTCAATCAGTAAAAGGAGTAGGACCAAAATCTGCTCAAAAAGTAATTATTGAATTAAAAGATAAAATGCAAAAAAGTAATCTCACTTCAGATGGAACTTCTAGTACACAAAATAATAACTTACCAATTGTAGATGAAGCACTAGCGGCACTAAATATGCTTGGTTTTCAAAAAAACAAGGCAGAAAAAGCAATACAATTAGCTTTAAAGCAAGAAAATATTACTTCTGTAGAAAGTTTAATCAAACAATCACTAAAAAATTTATAA
- a CDS encoding N-acetylmuramoyl-L-alanine amidase yields MLISYITQFADSDIVNKFKFKTVVIDAGHGGHDAGCSGHAGSNEKNVTLSIALKLGKMIEDNFPDVKVIYTRKTDVFIPLETRAKIANENNADVFISIHCNANASSTPSGTETYIMGLHKTDANLDVALRENSVIKLEDNYKATYNGFDPDSPEAMIVMSLAQNANLEQSSFLAGRIQHYFTNELERKNRGVKQAGFWVLYRTTCPAVLIETGFLTNYTEEKYLVSNSGQNEISTSIFKAFVDYKNAFEKGSYIIHQTDEKTNDVPKTNNPTTTSTNNTPTTTTTTTTTTTTNNNASTSTNSQTNTNTQNQTTTNNSNNNTPTIDAFNGVLYKVQFKATDNICSSTDKIYQQLPYVHFEFVNGLYKYLSGPYDTYSKAKTIQDKAKKLGYKDAFIAVYKNGVRLSFSEAKQYFN; encoded by the coding sequence TTGTTAATAAGCTATATTACTCAATTTGCAGATAGTGATATTGTTAATAAATTTAAATTTAAGACCGTTGTTATTGATGCTGGACATGGTGGACATGATGCTGGTTGTAGTGGACACGCTGGTTCTAACGAGAAAAATGTTACGCTATCTATAGCATTGAAATTAGGCAAAATGATTGAAGATAATTTTCCTGATGTAAAAGTAATTTATACTAGAAAAACCGATGTTTTCATTCCATTAGAAACTAGAGCGAAGATTGCTAATGAAAACAATGCAGATGTATTTATTTCTATACACTGTAATGCCAATGCTAGTTCTACGCCTTCTGGAACAGAAACTTATATTATGGGTTTACATAAAACAGATGCCAACTTAGATGTTGCCTTAAGAGAAAACTCAGTAATTAAATTAGAAGACAACTATAAAGCGACTTATAATGGTTTTGATCCAGATTCTCCAGAAGCAATGATAGTGATGTCTTTAGCACAAAATGCCAACCTAGAACAAAGCTCTTTTTTAGCAGGAAGAATTCAACACTACTTTACAAATGAACTAGAGCGAAAAAACAGAGGTGTTAAACAAGCAGGATTTTGGGTGTTGTATAGAACTACTTGTCCTGCAGTATTAATTGAAACTGGTTTTTTAACTAACTATACCGAAGAAAAATATCTAGTATCTAACAGCGGACAAAATGAAATTTCTACTTCTATTTTTAAAGCTTTTGTAGATTATAAAAATGCATTTGAAAAAGGCAGTTATATCATTCATCAAACAGATGAAAAAACGAATGATGTTCCTAAAACGAATAATCCAACTACTACATCAACCAATAATACACCAACTACTACAACTACCACGACCACAACCACAACCACAAATAATAATGCTAGTACATCAACTAATAGTCAAACGAATACCAATACTCAAAATCAAACTACTACTAATAATTCCAATAACAATACACCAACTATAGATGCATTTAATGGTGTATTATACAAAGTACAGTTTAAAGCAACAGATAATATATGTTCATCTACCGATAAAATTTATCAGCAATTGCCTTATGTGCATTTTGAGTTTGTAAACGGATTGTACAAATATTTAAGTGGTCCATACGACACTTATTCTAAAGCAAAAACGATACAAGACAAAGCCAAAAAATTAGGTTATAAAGATGCCTTTATTGCTGTTTATAAGAATGGTGTGCGATTAAGTTTTTCTGAAGCTAAACAATATTTTAATTAA
- the mqnB gene encoding futalosine hydrolase, protein MKITLVFATKLEAVAFINHFDLKPHQSYNNLYVNGDLHLLITGIGMLQTATHLMHYALHFNSNFYFNLGIAGAFNRTIALTEVVQVNSETYGDFGVENDEEFEDFFEMGFLEQSTDVFSYGLCRPIIDKIHEKIALRKVSSITVNKVHGNEKNIAIIQEKYKADIENMEGLAFYYVLNVMQKPSIEIRSISNYVEKRNKNNWKIKEAIDTLLLAFLEIYTNIK, encoded by the coding sequence ATGAAGATTACTTTAGTGTTTGCTACAAAATTAGAAGCAGTTGCTTTTATTAATCATTTTGATTTAAAACCACACCAATCGTATAATAATTTATATGTGAATGGTGATTTGCATTTATTAATTACTGGAATTGGTATGCTACAAACGGCTACTCATTTAATGCATTATGCCTTACATTTTAATAGCAATTTTTATTTTAACTTAGGAATTGCTGGTGCTTTTAATAGAACTATAGCGTTAACAGAAGTGGTACAAGTTAACTCAGAAACCTATGGCGATTTTGGCGTAGAAAACGACGAAGAATTTGAAGATTTTTTTGAAATGGGTTTCTTAGAACAATCGACTGATGTGTTTAGTTATGGTTTGTGTAGACCAATTATTGATAAAATACATGAAAAAATTGCTTTAAGAAAAGTAAGTTCTATTACTGTAAATAAAGTACATGGCAACGAAAAAAATATTGCTATTATTCAAGAAAAATACAAAGCAGATATTGAAAATATGGAAGGTTTGGCTTTCTACTATGTTTTAAATGTTATGCAAAAACCAAGTATAGAAATTCGGTCGATTTCTAATTATGTAGAAAAACGCAATAAAAATAACTGGAAGATTAAGGAAGCTATTGATACTTTATTGCTGGCTTTTTTAGAAATTTATACTAATATAAAATAA
- a CDS encoding SRPBCC domain-containing protein translates to MQKIQYKKAINASAQKVYETMLGLKDKTTYEYWTATFNPTSTYEGSWNKGSKILFVGMDENGKKGGMVSEIVAHEPANFVSIRHYGFLDGDTEITTGEQVEKWASGHENYSFEEEHNITTVTVEMDVIDEYLDYFNNTYPKALDKLKEIAER, encoded by the coding sequence ATGCAAAAAATACAATATAAAAAAGCAATTAATGCGTCAGCTCAAAAAGTATATGAAACGATGCTAGGATTAAAAGACAAAACTACTTACGAATATTGGACAGCAACTTTCAATCCTACTTCTACTTATGAAGGTAGTTGGAACAAAGGAAGCAAAATTCTTTTTGTAGGAATGGATGAGAATGGTAAAAAAGGTGGAATGGTTTCTGAAATTGTAGCACATGAACCTGCCAATTTTGTTTCTATTCGCCATTATGGTTTTTTAGATGGCGATACTGAAATTACTACAGGAGAACAAGTAGAAAAATGGGCAAGCGGACATGAAAATTATAGTTTTGAGGAAGAGCATAATATTACAACTGTAACCGTAGAAATGGATGTTATTGATGAATATTTAGATTACTTCAATAACACTTATCCAAAAGCATTGGATAAACTAAAAGAAATTGCGGAACGGTAA
- a CDS encoding 6-carboxytetrahydropterin synthase — MVYITRRETFNAAHKLYNPNWSAEQNKLVFGKCANKNWHGHNYALFVTVKGTPSKDTGFIMNIKELSQIIQKEVIEKLDHKNLNLDVEFIPEDVFPSTENLAILIWQQLEPHITECKLHAIKLYETENIYAEYFGE, encoded by the coding sequence GTGGTTTATATTACTAGGAGAGAAACATTTAATGCTGCACATAAATTATATAATCCAAATTGGAGTGCAGAGCAAAACAAACTTGTTTTTGGTAAATGTGCTAACAAAAATTGGCATGGACACAATTATGCCTTGTTTGTTACTGTAAAAGGAACACCTAGTAAAGACACAGGTTTTATAATGAACATTAAGGAATTAAGTCAAATTATTCAAAAAGAAGTGATTGAGAAATTAGATCACAAAAATCTTAACTTAGATGTCGAGTTTATTCCTGAAGATGTGTTTCCATCAACTGAAAATTTAGCTATTTTAATTTGGCAACAATTAGAACCACATATTACAGAGTGTAAGCTACACGCTATTAAACTATACGAAACAGAAAATATTTATGCCGAATATTTCGGAGAATAA
- a CDS encoding transglycosylase SLT domain-containing protein produces MLKKLILSIYIVFLCNAMYAQIGPGQWKDNPNDLKIPTEEQLFKDDPDPAVLSAQVSVRLKKIQRTVPLDYNKHVQKYIDYYVTRKTHVSKVLGRSTKFFPIFESILAQNGMPEEIKYLAVVESALNPYARSYVGATGLWQFMYGTALQYKLSINKRVDERKDPYKSCEAACAYLKKMYNIYGNWHLAIASYNCGPGNVNKAIAKAGGSKDFWKIKPYLPKETQGYVPSFIAIIYAMKYANKYGISPEYYDFEQTERITLKDKMSVYDLNKILNIPVDVIRDENPSLLTTIIPKGFTLNLPVDKWVAFNAYQDSLYTAADVAIVDEKLSTPVVVIPKSAVSTSSSNVEPVSKPKSKTKKKEEALVKAEDIPVVTKTKNKKDKSSKKDKKEKETIADNTQKEKTKTTTPVVAPPIVSKTKPNTSKQKTTTIQSTPEKVKIKVPEIEKENDDNYQVIVYTVKSGDNLGFIAEWFHCKVKDIKRWNNINGTFIDVNQELIIYIHKNDYNSFAKFNYLSNRLKSIISAKMITTEEKEALQTSKEQNDSISVLNPKKYIKAKTCYEYYAIKAGENLWLIAQKYDDVTVQDLKKWNNFTTTPTLKPGQKIKVRQIPCN; encoded by the coding sequence ATGCTCAAGAAATTAATTTTATCTATATATATAGTTTTTTTGTGTAATGCCATGTATGCACAAATTGGTCCAGGTCAGTGGAAAGACAATCCAAACGATTTAAAAATTCCTACAGAAGAACAATTATTTAAAGATGATCCAGATCCAGCTGTCTTAAGTGCTCAAGTAAGTGTGCGTTTAAAAAAAATCCAAAGAACTGTTCCTTTAGATTATAATAAACATGTACAAAAATACATCGATTATTATGTTACAAGAAAAACACATGTATCTAAAGTACTAGGGCGTTCTACCAAATTTTTTCCAATCTTCGAGTCTATTTTGGCTCAAAACGGAATGCCAGAAGAAATTAAATATCTTGCAGTGGTTGAGTCTGCATTAAATCCTTATGCACGATCGTATGTTGGAGCTACTGGATTGTGGCAGTTTATGTATGGTACGGCTTTGCAATATAAATTATCTATTAACAAAAGAGTAGATGAAAGAAAAGATCCATATAAAAGTTGTGAAGCTGCTTGTGCTTATCTAAAGAAAATGTACAATATTTATGGCAATTGGCACTTGGCTATTGCATCTTATAATTGTGGTCCAGGTAATGTAAATAAAGCCATTGCAAAAGCAGGTGGTTCTAAAGATTTTTGGAAAATAAAACCTTATTTGCCTAAAGAAACACAAGGATATGTACCATCGTTTATTGCTATTATTTATGCTATGAAATATGCTAATAAATATGGTATTTCTCCAGAGTATTATGATTTTGAACAAACTGAACGCATTACACTCAAAGATAAAATGTCGGTGTACGATTTAAATAAAATACTAAATATTCCTGTTGATGTAATTCGTGATGAAAATCCATCTTTGCTCACTACAATTATTCCAAAAGGATTTACTTTAAATTTACCAGTAGATAAATGGGTGGCATTTAATGCTTATCAAGATTCTTTATATACAGCTGCTGATGTGGCTATTGTAGATGAAAAACTATCAACACCAGTAGTAGTTATTCCAAAATCTGCTGTTAGTACCAGTAGTAGTAATGTAGAACCAGTGTCAAAGCCAAAATCTAAAACCAAGAAAAAAGAAGAAGCATTGGTTAAAGCAGAAGATATTCCAGTAGTAACTAAAACAAAAAATAAAAAAGATAAATCTAGCAAGAAAGACAAGAAAGAAAAAGAAACCATAGCAGACAATACTCAAAAAGAAAAAACTAAAACTACTACGCCAGTTGTTGCACCACCAATTGTTTCTAAAACCAAACCAAATACTAGCAAACAAAAAACAACAACCATTCAGAGTACACCAGAAAAGGTAAAAATAAAAGTGCCTGAAATTGAAAAAGAAAATGACGACAATTATCAGGTAATTGTTTATACTGTTAAAAGTGGCGATAATTTAGGTTTTATTGCAGAGTGGTTTCATTGCAAAGTAAAAGATATTAAACGCTGGAACAACATCAACGGAACTTTTATTGATGTTAACCAAGAGTTAATTATTTATATACACAAAAACGATTACAATAGTTTTGCTAAGTTTAACTACCTTTCCAACCGTTTAAAAAGTATTATTTCAGCTAAAATGATAACTACAGAAGAAAAAGAGGCATTGCAAACATCAAAAGAACAAAATGATAGCATTAGTGTATTAAATCCTAAAAAATACATTAAAGCTAAAACTTGCTACGAGTACTATGCTATTAAAGCTGGAGAAAACTTATGGCTCATTGCTCAAAAATATGATGATGTTACTGTACAAGATCTAAAAAAATGGAATAATTTTACTACAACACCAACATTAAAACCAGGACAAAAAATTAAAGTTCGCCAAATACCATGTAACTAG